GATGTGGCGGTCGTTCAGGAGGGGGTCGACCTTCCCGTAGCCGCGGAAGTCGCGGTAGAGGTAGTACGCGAGCGCGTGGAACGTCGCCATCCCGGCGTCGACGCCGTACCCCTCCAGCAGCCCCCGCAGCTCCTCGCGGAGCGTCTCCTCGTCGGTCTTCCCGGTCCCCTCGCGGTACAGCAGGGGGTCGCGGATGTCGTCGACGACGCGGTCGAGGAGGTCGCGTTCGAAGTCGTCGAGGTCCGGCTCGACCGCGTAGTACCGGTGTTCGCTCTCCGCGTCGTCGTAGGTGATCACGACGTACGCGTACGGGGCGTTCACCCAGTAGCGGTCGATCTCGCGCTCGCCGTCCGGGAGGGCGAAAGAGGCGAGCTGGCCGTCCTCGCCCGGCCGGAAGGGGCGGACGTCGAGCTCCGACCCCCGCAGCACCTCCCACGTTCGCGAGAGCCGTTTCCGGAGCGCTTCGAAGCGGTCCCCGGCGTCCTCGCGCGCGTCACTCGCCATCTGATTACGAGGGCGTACGCGGCGTGGCGGTTTAAATTCCACCGGGCGATTATCAGCCGCGAGGTCGGGGACGATCGGTGAGGCCGAACCCGCGGCGTCAGCTTCGGCCTCGGCCGTCCGCGCGCGGTCCGGCCCGTTACGTTGATAGGTGCAGACCGCAAACAACCGCGTAGGCAATGCGGCGTGACTACTTCGAACTGACCGTCGAGGGCGTCGGCGACGACGCCGACGACCGGGCGACGCCCCTGGTCCGGATCGACTTCCACGGGCCGGAGGGGCTCCTCCGCGAGCGGCTCTCGGACACGGACGGCGAGCTGCTCGAAGCCTCCGAGGTCGACGTGGCGTTCCGGCTCCGAGAACCGCTCGCGGACGCCGCCGACCCGGAGGGCGTGGTCGGCGTGACGAACCGGTACACCGGGGACTTCGTGTTGGAGCTCAACGAGACCGCCACGGACGTTCTCCCGTTCATCCACGCCGCGCGCGACTCGGCCGGCGACGAGGACGCCCGCTACCGCGTCGAGATCGACGTCGAGGGCGAGCGGCTCGTCGCCTACGACAAGGACACGTTCCTCGTGTACGACCACGAGGGGAACCTCCTCCGCAGCGAGAGCCTGATCCCCTCCGGCGTGGAGCTGTAGCGCCGGTCCCCCGTACCCCTTCTTCCGCGACCGCTCAGAAACTCACGTTGTCGCCGACCAGCCGCACCTCGTCGCCCGGGCGCAGGTCGAACGCGCCGTCGCCGCGGCCGTCGTTGACGTCGCACTCCACGTAGCCGTGGCTCCCGACGGTGACGAGCCGGTCGCCGGGGTCGACCGCGCCGAACGTCTCCGCGACGGGAGTGAGCTCGCCGTTCACTCGGATCCAGTCGCTGCCGCGGACCAGCTCTCCCGGGACGTTGGTGACGACGTTGCCGAACCGGTCGATCACGAGCACCTCGCCGTCGACGGCGACGGGGTCGCCCGCCTCGTCGCGCTCGACGGTCGGTTCGGGGAACGCGATGTCGACGGGGTCGGTCGCGGGCGAGAGGTCGACCATCGATTCGAGCGCGGCCGCGACCCCCTCGGGACCCGCGTTCGCGGGATCGTCGTCGAGCCGCGCGCGGATCCGCGCGGCGACGGGGGCGAACACGTCGCGGCCGTGGAACGTCTGGCTCGCGGGCTCGTCGACGTCGACGACGAACGCCTCGACCTCGGCCGCCGCTTCCGCCCCCGCGAGCGCCCTCGCGGGCGGCATCGCGAGCCCGTTGTCGGGCGCGACGAGGACGTGGGCGCCGGCGCGGACGACGAGGGCGTCCCGATCGGTGCCGACGCCGGGGTCGACGACGGCGCAGTGGACGGCGGGCAGGAACTCCGGGAGGACGAAGCGCAGCCAGAAGGCGGCCGCCCGCGGGTCCCCGCGCGGGAGGTCGTGGGCGACGTCGATCATCTCGGCGTCGGTGTGGCGGCGGATCACTCCCTTCATCGCGGCCGGGTACGGCGAGCCGAAGTCGGACGTGAGCGTGATCATGAGCGATCCGCGGGCCGGTGGACTCTTAAAAGACGCCGTTGCGGTCGGAGCGGACGCGTAGGCGGGTCGACCCGCCTGCGCGTCCGACGGCGGACCGACCCGCCTACGCGTCCATCGGAGGCTCGCCGTTCGTGTCCGTCTCGGCGATCCGGCGGATGCGCTCGACGCCGTCGACCTCCTGAATCACGTCGATCACGGCCTCCGGGACGAGCGCCTCCCAGTCGGTGCCGTGGATCATCCGCTCGCGCAGCTCCGTCCCCTCTAACACGTCGCGGCGGAACATGGGTGAGCCGCGCACCTCGACGTCGGCCTCCTCGAACAGCCGGACGACGAGCGGGTTGTTCGAGTAGGCCACGTCGAACCGCGGGGTCATGCTCTGGACGTGGCTCACCCACACGGAGTTGCGGTCGAGGTCCTCGATGGGGACGACGTAGGTGGTGACGTCGAGGTGCTCGACGGCCTTCGTCACCATCATCACGCGCTCGCCGGCCGTGAACGGGTTCCGGGTGGTGTGGGAGTCGCCGGCGGAACCGATCCCCAGGACGAGCTCGTCGACCTCGCCGGCGATCTCCTCGACCATGTGTCGGTGGCCGTCGTGAAACGGCTGGTACCTCCCGATGTAGAACCCGCGCATGGATCCACGTTGGGCGGCCAGTATTTATAAACCCCATGGGACCGGCCAAACGGGAATATCGTGGTCTGTAGCCGCTCTCAACGGCTTTTCTCCGTGTCTCTGAGACTCGTCCGCGGGGAGAAAGTATATCAGTAGCCGACCCTTCGTTTTTCCTAGCGATATCCGATTCTATGAGCAACGAAAAGGACGCGAACGACCCGCCGACCGAGGACCCCGATAATCCGGACGAGCCCGGGTCTGAGGCCTCGGATTCGGCGGGGAACGGCGAGGACGCCCCCGACGACGTCGCTCCCGACGACGGCGCCCGCGCGCCCGACGAGGCCGGCGAGGCCGAGGAGTCGGCCGACCGTGAGGAGCCGACGGACGGCGAGGAGCCGGACGGGGTCTGGGACGACGGGATCGTCGTCGACGACGACCCGCGCCCGGACGACGCCGAGACGGGTCACGGGGACGAGACCGGCGTCACCCCCGAGGGTGTCACCGAACAGCACGAGGGCGGCGGCATCGACGAGCTCGGGAGCTCCGTCGAGGTCGAGGGCGCCAAGATCGAAGACGACCCCGACGAGGACGACCTCCTCGGCGGGCTCAAGATCGACACCACCGCCGAACTCGAGATCCCCGACCGCCTCGTCGATCAGGTCATCGGGCAGGAGCACGCCCGCGACGTGATCATCAAGGCGGCCAAGCAGCGCCGCCACGTGATGATGATCGGCTCGCCCGGGACCGGGAAGTCGATGCTCGCGAAGGCGATGTCCGAGCTCCTCCCGAAAGAGGAGCTGCAGGACGTGCTGGTGTACCACAACCCGGAGGACGGCAACAAGCCGAAGGTCCGGACCGTCCCCGCCGGCAAGGGCGACCAGATCGTCGACGCGCACCGGGAGGAGGCGCGCAAGCGCAACCAGATGCGGTCGCTTCTGATGTGGATCATCATCGCCGTCGTGCTGGGCTACGCGCTCATCATCGTCGGCCAGATCCTCGTCGGCATCATCGCCGCCGGGGTCGTCTACCTCGTCTTCCGCTACCTCAACCGCGGCTCCGACGCGATGATCCCGAACCTGCTGGTGAACAACGGCGACACGAAGACCGCACCGTTCCGCGACGCGACCGGCGCGCACGCCGGCGCGCTGCTCGGCGACGTCCGGCACGACCCGTTCCAGTCCGGCGGGATGGAGACGCCCAGCCACGACCGCGTCGAGGCCGGGGCCATCCACAAGGCGAACAAGGGCGTGCTGTTCATCGACGAGATCAACACGCTCGACATCCGCAGCCAGCAGCACCTCATGACGGCGATCCAGGAGGGCGAGTTCTCGATCACGGGCCAGTCCGAGCGCTCCTCGGGCGCGATGGTCCAGACCGAGCCCGTCCCCACCGACTTCGTCATGATCGCGGCCGGGAACCTCGACGCGATGGAGAACATGCACCCGGCCCTCCGGAGCCGTATCAAGGGGTACGGCTACGAGGTGTACATGGAGGACACCATCGAGGACACCCCGGAGATGCGCCGGAAATACGTCCGGTTCATCGCCCAGGAGGTCGCGAAGGACGGCCGTCTGCCCGAGTTCACGGCCGAGGCCGTCGAGGAGGTCATCCTCGAGGCCAAGCGCCGCTCCGGCCGGAAGGGCCACCTCACCCTCCTGTTCCGGAACCTCGGCGGGCTCGTCCGCGTCGCCGGCGACATCGCCCGCGGCGAGGACGCCGACCTGACCACCCGCGACCACGTGCTGCAGGCCAAGGGGCGCTCGCGCTCCATCGAACAGCAGCTCGCGGACGACTTCATCGAGCGCCGGAAGGACTACGAGCTGCAGGTCTCCGAAGGGTACGTCGTCGGCCGCGTCAACGGGCTCGCCGTGATGGGCGAGGACTCCGGGATCATGCTCCCGGTGATGGCCGAGGTCGCGCCCTCCCAGGGCCCGGGCGAAGTGATCGCCACGGGCCAGCTGAAGGAGATGGCCCAGGAGTCGGTGTCGAACGTCTCCGCGATCATCAAGAAGTTCTCCGACGAGAACATCTCGGAGATGGACATCCACATCCAGTTCGTGCAGGCGGGCCAGCAGGGCGTCGACGGCGACTCCGCGTCCATCACGGTCGCGACCGCCGTCATCTCCGCGTTAGAGAACGTCGGGGTCGACCAGAGCCTCGCGATGACCGGCTCGCTGTCGGTGCGCGGCGACGTGCTCCCCGTCGGCGGCGTGACCCACAAGATCGAGGCGGCCGCGAAGGCCGGCTGCACCCGGGTCATCATCCCGCAGGCGAACGAGCAGGACGTGATGATCGAAGACGAGTACAAGGAGATGGTCGAGATTATCCCGGTCTCGCACATCAGCGAGGTCCTCGACATCGCCCTCGAAGGCGAGGCCGAGAAGGACTCGCTCGTCTCCCGGCTCAAGTCGATCACCGGCTCGGCGCTGAAGGAGGGGAGCGTCTCCGGCCCCTCCAGCCCGAGCCCGCAGTAGGACCGCCCCACCACCACTCCCGATGCCGAATTGGGCGGCGTTCGCGCTCGCGACCGCCGCCCTGACGCTGTCGCTTCTCTATCTCACCCGTCGCTCTCAGCGCCTGCTGGAGCGGGCGCGGATCGCCGACTCCCGGAGCGAGGTCGACGTCGAACGCGAATTCGAGGGAGAGCGCGACGACGCCGACGCGCCGCCCGACGGCCGCCCGGTGCTCACGACGCGGCTCCTCCTGGCCAACGCCGCGACGTCGCAGACGGTCGGGTTCGTCGTCCTCGTCGCGGTCGCGTGGTGGACCGCGGTGCCGGCGGCGGCGTTCGGGATCGGCGGAGCGCACCCGACGCTCGGCTTCCCGGCGTTCGCGTCGCTCGGAAGCCCCGCGCTCGCGGGGCTCGGCGTCGCCGCGGGAGTCGGGCTCGCCGCCGGCAACGAGGCGGCCGCGCGGCTCGGGACGCGGGCAGGCCTCGCACCGTCGGACCGGCTCCGCGCCGCGATGGCTCCCGGGACGGCCGGCGAGTGGGTCCTGTTGCTCGGCGTCGCGCTGCCGGTCGTCGCGCTCTTCGAGGAGGCGCTGTTCCGCGGCGCGCTGGTGGGCGCGCTCGCGGCGGGCTTCGCGGTCGATCCGTGGCTCCTCGCGGTCGGCTCGTCGGTCGCCTTCGGCCTCGGCCACGGGGCGCAGGGGCGCCTCGGCATCGCCGTCGCCGGCGCGCTCGGACTCGCGCTCGCGGGGCTGTTCGTCGCCACGGGGAGCCTCCTCGTCCCCGTCGTCGCTCATTACGTCGTCAACGCCGCCGAGTTCGCCGCCCACGAAGGGCCGTAGCGAATCTGTCGCGGTCGGGAGCGGCTCCGCCCCCTTTTTGTTCCACCGGGACTTACGGCGGACGATGAGCGGGAAACCGACCGTCGGCGAGTACATGACCCGCGACGTCGAGACCGTGAGCCCCGACGAGACGGTCGGCGAGGTGGCTCGGCGGATGGCCGAGAGCGACGGCCACAACGGGTTCCCCGTCACGCAGGGCCGGACCGTCGAGGGGTTCGTCTCGGCCGCCGACCTGCTGCTCGCCGACGACGAGGCCCCCGTCTTCACCGTGATGTCCGACGACCTCATCGTCGCGCACCCGGACATGAAGGTGACCGACGCCGCCCGGGTCATCCTCCGCTCCGGGATCCAGCGGCTCCCGGTCGTCGACGACGCCGACAACCTCGTGGGGATCATCTCGAACACGGACGTGGTCCGTTCGCAGATCGAGCGCGCCACGCCGAGCAAGGTCGGGAAGCTGATGCGGACCCTCGAGCAGATCCACGGCGTCGCGCTCACCGAGGAGCGACGGGAGGTCCGACTCACCGACCTCATTCCGACGCAGGCGCGGGTGTACGCCGACGAGCTGGAGGGGCGTCAGTACGAGCTGGAACGCGGGCTCGCGGAGCCGCTGGTCGTCATCGACAACGGCGGCACGCTCCACCTCGCCGACGGTCACCACCGGGTGATGGCCGCCCACGAGGCGGGTATCGAGACGATGGACGCGTACGTGATCGTCCCCGAGCGCGCGGTCGACCTCGGGATGGCCAAGACCGCCGAGAAGGAGGGGTTGGACGCCATCACCGACATCGAGGTCGTCGACTACGCGCGTCATCCCCTCGTGGAGACGACGAAGCGGCTGCAGTGACCGGGGACGCGGAGCGTCGGCGACCGGGGTCGACGACAGGTGGCTTTTTGTAATTAGACGGAAACGTGTCAGACATGGGATCACGTATTCGACGCGCGCTCTCCCGGGCAACGCTCGCCGCGGTCGGCGGGGCCGCCGGCGCCGCGGTCGGCGGACTGATCAGTCGACAGGCCGCGAGCAGCGGCGCCGCGCTCGGCGCGTTCGCCGGCGCGACCGTCGCGGACGTCCGCTCCGATCCGGGCGGCTTCCTCGCCGCCCTCCGGTCGGACGACGATGACGAGGCGCTCGACGAGGCCGACGACGCGACGACCGCGTAGCGAGGCGACGAGCCGGGCCACCGAGCGCCCGTGGCCGTTCGGGAACGCCTATACGCCGGGGGCGAGTAGCCGCCGGTAATGACGGACACCGACGACGACGCGGCCTGGTTCGCGGGCCGCGCCGGGGACGAGACGGCCGGTGACGAGGCGGCCGCCGCCGCCCGCGACCGGATCGCGAGCGGGGAGGCCGACGAGCCGCGCGACTGGCCGGCGCTCGCCGTCGACTCCGGCTTCGCGGAGTCGACCGACGACTACTACGACCGGCTCCACGAGGCGGCCGTGGCGGCGACCCGCGCGACCGTCCGCGAGCGCGAGCGCGCCGACGATCAGCAGCTGATCCACGCCGTGCGGGCGATGGACGACTGCGAGCGCACCGCCAACGAGCTGGCCGAGCGCGCCGCCGAGTGGGCGGGGAGCCTGTTCGACGACGCGGAGCCGGGGATCGAGGGCGCCCGCGCGGTGGCGGCACGGGAGCCCGAAACCGAACTCGAGCGCCGGGCCGTCTCGCTCGCGGAACGAGTCACCGACCTCGCCGCCGAGCGCGACGCGCTCGCCGAGACGATCGACCGGGTCGCGCCCGCGGTGGCGCCGAACCTCGCCGAGATGGCCGGGCCGGAGCTCGCGGCGCGACTGATCGCGCTCGCCGGCGGGCTGGAGTCGCTGGCGAAGAAGCCCTCCGGCACGGTGCAGGTGCTCGGCGCGGAGGACGCGCTGTTCGCGCACCTCTCCGGGCGCGCGCCCTCGCCGAAACACGGGATCATCTTCACCCACGACTACGTCCGGAACACCCGGCCCGAAGACCGGGGGTCGGCCGCGCGGGCGCTCGCCGGGAAGCTGACGCTCGCGGCCCGCGTCGACCACTACGCGGGGGAGCGCCGGGAGACGCTCCACGCGGAGCTCCGCGAGCGGATGGCGACGATCCGGGCGCGGGCGGAGGCGGACGACGAGAGCGGCGGTCCCGACGACGCCGCCGCGGAGACGGAGGGCGACGCGTGAGCGAGCCCGACCTGCCGGACGGCGTCGAGCGCCGCGAGATCGCCGGCGAGACGCGGCTGGCGACGCGCGGCCCGTCCGTCTACGGCGAGCCGACCGCCGACGGCTGGCGGGCGTGGGACCCGGAGCGCTCGAAGCTCGGCGGGATGCTCGAGCTCGGGTTCGACACCGGGCTGGCCGGCGGCGAGACGGTGCTGTACCTCGGCGCCGCGAGCGGGACGACCGTCAGCCACGTCGCCGACTTCGCGGGACCGACCTACGCGGTCGAGTTCGCCCCGCGTCCGGCCCGCGACCTCCTCGACGCCGCGGAGCCGCGCGACCGGCTGTTCCCGCTGTTGAAGGACGCCCGGAAGCCGGAGACGTACGCGCACGTCGTCGAGGCCGACGTCGACGTCGTCGTCCAGGACGTGGCGACGCGGGGACAGGCGACCGTGGCGGCGCGGAACGCGCGGTTCCTCGCGGACGACGGGCGGCTGCTGCTCGCGGTGAAGGCGCGCAGCGAGGACGCCACCGCGGAGCCGAGCGACGTGTTCGAGGCCGCGCTCGACGAGCTCCGCGAGACGTACGAGATCCTGGAGACGCGGCGGCTCGACCGGTACCACGAGGACCACCTCGGCGTCGTCGCGACGCCGCGGTAACGTAGCCGTCGCGACGCCGCAGTGACGGACCGTGGCGACGCCGCGGCCTCGACGCGGGTCCGCCTACCACGTCGGCGGCGAGAAGCCGGCGTCCTCCAGGATCGGCTTCCAGCGCTTCTGGACGGAGAGCCGAGAGACGTCCATCGCGTCGGCGACGGCGGACTGCGAGCGCTCCTGTCCGCGGATCAGCGCGGCGGCGTAGAGGCTGGCGGCCGCGGCGACGCGCTTGCCGCGCTCGTCGTCCGGCGCCCGCGACAGGAAGAGGTCCGTCGCCGTCGAGAGCGCCTCCTCGTCGAGGTCGAGCGTCGCGCACGCGTCGTCGAGCCGGTCGATCCACGCCGCGTTGTCGACGCGATCGCTCGCTCGGTACATGCCCGGACCTTGGACGGTACGATATAAAAAGGCCGCGCGGGGAGCCGCCGCGGAGCGGGCCGCCGAGAGCCGGGCGAAGGGGGCTCGGGTCGCCTCGGCCGTCGCCCTGAAGTCGGCGTCGCCCGTATCACGGATATGTCCACGCAAGCGTGGGACGAGACGCGGGTGCGCGAGCTGCACGACGACCTGACGTCGCTGTACGAGCCGGTGGACCGCGTCGCCGAGCACGGCGCCGACCCGACCGCCGAGCCCGGCGAGGGCGTTCGCCAGCTGGTGACGACGATCCTCTCGCAGAACGTCGCCGACGCCAACACGAGCCGGGCCTCGGAGGCGCTGTTCGACCGCTACGACGACTTCGCGGCGATCGAGGCGGCCGACGGCGACGAGCTCGCCGAGACGATCCGCGTGGCGGGACTCGCCGACCAGAAGGCCGCCCGGATCCAGCGCGCGCTCGCCGCGATCCGCGAGGAGACCGGCGGCGCCTACTCGCTGGCGTTCCTCGACGCGATGGCGACCGACGACGCGAAGGACTGGCTCACCGACATCAAGGGGGTCGGTCCGAAGACCGCCAGCGTCGTCCTGAACTTCCACTTCGGGAAGCCGACGATGGCGGTCGACACCCACGTCGAGCGCGTCTCGAAGCGCTTCGGGCTCGTCCCGGAGTCGGCCTCGAACCAGGCCGCCCACGACGCGCTCGACGAGCTGGTGCCGGACGAGCTGATCTACCCGCTGCACGTGCTGTTGATCCGGCACGGTCGGACCCACTGCTCGGCGCGCGCCGCCGACTGCGACAACCCCGTCTGCGCGCGCTACTGCGACTGCGAGTTCTGCCCCTGAGAACGAACGTCCGCGCGTGAGCACGAGCGCCTATGGTCGTTCGGCCGATAGGGACGACCATCCA
Above is a window of Halorubrum depositum DNA encoding:
- a CDS encoding DUF5793 family protein — protein: MRRDYFELTVEGVGDDADDRATPLVRIDFHGPEGLLRERLSDTDGELLEASEVDVAFRLREPLADAADPEGVVGVTNRYTGDFVLELNETATDVLPFIHAARDSAGDEDARYRVEIDVEGERLVAYDKDTFLVYDHEGNLLRSESLIPSGVEL
- a CDS encoding SAM hydrolase/SAM-dependent halogenase family protein, encoding MITLTSDFGSPYPAAMKGVIRRHTDAEMIDVAHDLPRGDPRAAAFWLRFVLPEFLPAVHCAVVDPGVGTDRDALVVRAGAHVLVAPDNGLAMPPARALAGAEAAAEVEAFVVDVDEPASQTFHGRDVFAPVAARIRARLDDDPANAGPEGVAAALESMVDLSPATDPVDIAFPEPTVERDEAGDPVAVDGEVLVIDRFGNVVTNVPGELVRGSDWIRVNGELTPVAETFGAVDPGDRLVTVGSHGYVECDVNDGRGDGAFDLRPGDEVRLVGDNVSF
- a CDS encoding nicotinamide-nucleotide adenylyltransferase; this encodes MRGFYIGRYQPFHDGHRHMVEEIAGEVDELVLGIGSAGDSHTTRNPFTAGERVMMVTKAVEHLDVTTYVVPIEDLDRNSVWVSHVQSMTPRFDVAYSNNPLVVRLFEEADVEVRGSPMFRRDVLEGTELRERMIHGTDWEALVPEAVIDVIQEVDGVERIRRIAETDTNGEPPMDA
- the lonB gene encoding ATP-dependent protease LonB translates to MSNEKDANDPPTEDPDNPDEPGSEASDSAGNGEDAPDDVAPDDGARAPDEAGEAEESADREEPTDGEEPDGVWDDGIVVDDDPRPDDAETGHGDETGVTPEGVTEQHEGGGIDELGSSVEVEGAKIEDDPDEDDLLGGLKIDTTAELEIPDRLVDQVIGQEHARDVIIKAAKQRRHVMMIGSPGTGKSMLAKAMSELLPKEELQDVLVYHNPEDGNKPKVRTVPAGKGDQIVDAHREEARKRNQMRSLLMWIIIAVVLGYALIIVGQILVGIIAAGVVYLVFRYLNRGSDAMIPNLLVNNGDTKTAPFRDATGAHAGALLGDVRHDPFQSGGMETPSHDRVEAGAIHKANKGVLFIDEINTLDIRSQQHLMTAIQEGEFSITGQSERSSGAMVQTEPVPTDFVMIAAGNLDAMENMHPALRSRIKGYGYEVYMEDTIEDTPEMRRKYVRFIAQEVAKDGRLPEFTAEAVEEVILEAKRRSGRKGHLTLLFRNLGGLVRVAGDIARGEDADLTTRDHVLQAKGRSRSIEQQLADDFIERRKDYELQVSEGYVVGRVNGLAVMGEDSGIMLPVMAEVAPSQGPGEVIATGQLKEMAQESVSNVSAIIKKFSDENISEMDIHIQFVQAGQQGVDGDSASITVATAVISALENVGVDQSLAMTGSLSVRGDVLPVGGVTHKIEAAAKAGCTRVIIPQANEQDVMIEDEYKEMVEIIPVSHISEVLDIALEGEAEKDSLVSRLKSITGSALKEGSVSGPSSPSPQ
- a CDS encoding CPBP family intramembrane glutamic endopeptidase is translated as MPNWAAFALATAALTLSLLYLTRRSQRLLERARIADSRSEVDVEREFEGERDDADAPPDGRPVLTTRLLLANAATSQTVGFVVLVAVAWWTAVPAAAFGIGGAHPTLGFPAFASLGSPALAGLGVAAGVGLAAGNEAAARLGTRAGLAPSDRLRAAMAPGTAGEWVLLLGVALPVVALFEEALFRGALVGALAAGFAVDPWLLAVGSSVAFGLGHGAQGRLGIAVAGALGLALAGLFVATGSLLVPVVAHYVVNAAEFAAHEGP
- a CDS encoding CBS domain-containing protein — its product is MSGKPTVGEYMTRDVETVSPDETVGEVARRMAESDGHNGFPVTQGRTVEGFVSAADLLLADDEAPVFTVMSDDLIVAHPDMKVTDAARVILRSGIQRLPVVDDADNLVGIISNTDVVRSQIERATPSKVGKLMRTLEQIHGVALTEERREVRLTDLIPTQARVYADELEGRQYELERGLAEPLVVIDNGGTLHLADGHHRVMAAHEAGIETMDAYVIVPERAVDLGMAKTAEKEGLDAITDIEVVDYARHPLVETTKRLQ
- a CDS encoding NOP5/NOP56 family protein — encoded protein: MTDTDDDAAWFAGRAGDETAGDEAAAAARDRIASGEADEPRDWPALAVDSGFAESTDDYYDRLHEAAVAATRATVRERERADDQQLIHAVRAMDDCERTANELAERAAEWAGSLFDDAEPGIEGARAVAAREPETELERRAVSLAERVTDLAAERDALAETIDRVAPAVAPNLAEMAGPELAARLIALAGGLESLAKKPSGTVQVLGAEDALFAHLSGRAPSPKHGIIFTHDYVRNTRPEDRGSAARALAGKLTLAARVDHYAGERRETLHAELRERMATIRARAEADDESGGPDDAAAETEGDA
- a CDS encoding fibrillarin-like rRNA/tRNA 2'-O-methyltransferase, whose product is MSEPDLPDGVERREIAGETRLATRGPSVYGEPTADGWRAWDPERSKLGGMLELGFDTGLAGGETVLYLGAASGTTVSHVADFAGPTYAVEFAPRPARDLLDAAEPRDRLFPLLKDARKPETYAHVVEADVDVVVQDVATRGQATVAARNARFLADDGRLLLAVKARSEDATAEPSDVFEAALDELRETYEILETRRLDRYHEDHLGVVATPR
- a CDS encoding transcription initiation factor IIB family protein; this encodes MYRASDRVDNAAWIDRLDDACATLDLDEEALSTATDLFLSRAPDDERGKRVAAAASLYAAALIRGQERSQSAVADAMDVSRLSVQKRWKPILEDAGFSPPTW
- a CDS encoding endonuclease III domain-containing protein, giving the protein MSTQAWDETRVRELHDDLTSLYEPVDRVAEHGADPTAEPGEGVRQLVTTILSQNVADANTSRASEALFDRYDDFAAIEAADGDELAETIRVAGLADQKAARIQRALAAIREETGGAYSLAFLDAMATDDAKDWLTDIKGVGPKTASVVLNFHFGKPTMAVDTHVERVSKRFGLVPESASNQAAHDALDELVPDELIYPLHVLLIRHGRTHCSARAADCDNPVCARYCDCEFCP